From one Salvelinus alpinus chromosome 14, SLU_Salpinus.1, whole genome shotgun sequence genomic stretch:
- the LOC139538937 gene encoding nucleoporin NUP35-like isoform X2, with protein MDFQCTEPMTLGSPTSPKPGPGAQFLPGFLMGDLPAPVTPQPRSFGVMEMRSPFQAGGSPPQPVVPTPKDKSGAPPVRSIYDDLSSPAIGMSPMGAHKQPFSMMQNPLSGYMAVTPGAASSLFSPASTGQQAKSTMSPAQVDPFFTQGDALSSEDHLDDTWITVFGFPPASASYILLQFAQYGNITKHVMSNTGNWMHFQYQSKLQARKALSKDGKIFGEAIMIGVKPCIDKNVMESSDRGSTSSGSVFTPPVRNGTPSHHVSTPRSSMRPLSVAYKASSSDYQVVADRQTPRKDDSLVSKAMEYMFGW; from the exons ATGGATTTCCAAT GCACAGAACCAATGACTCTGGGTTCCCCAACATCGCCTAAACCCGGCCCGGGTGCCCAGTTCCTTCCCGGGTTTTTGATGGGGGATCTGCCAGCACCTGTCACACCCCAGCCTCGGTCATTTGGGGTCATGGAAATGAGGTCACCATTTCAAGCAG GTGGCTCTCCCCCCCAACCTGTAGTTCCTACACCTAAAGACAAGAGTGGGGCCCCTCCAGTCAGGAGTATCTATGATGACCTCTCCAGTCCTGCCATCGGGATGTCCCCTATGGGTGCACATAAACAG CCCTTCTCAATGATGCAAAACCCACTGTCTGGTTATATGGCTGTCACACCAGGAGCAG CGTCCAGTCTATTTAGTCCTGCTAGCACCGGTCAGCAGGCCAAGTCAACAATGTCTCCAGCCCAAGTAGACCCTTTCTTCACTCAGGGAGACGCACTGTCTTCTGAAGACCATCTAGATGACACATGGATCACTGTTTTTGG GTTCCCTCCGGCCTCCGCGTCTTACATTCTGTTGCAGTTCGCCCAGTATGGAAACATAACGAAACACGTG ATGTCCAACACTGGTAACTGGATGCACTTTCAATACCAGTCCAAACTACAAGCAAGAAAAGCTCTAAGTAAAGATGGGAAGATTTTTGGCGAGGCTATAATGATTGGTGTTAAACCATGCATCGATAAG aatgtGATGGAGAGCTCAGACCGAGGCTCGACCTCTTCTGGCTCAGTATTTACTCCTCCAGTCAGAAATGGAACCCCCAGCCACCATGTCTCTACACCTCGCTCCTCTATGAGGCCCCTCAGTGTAGCCTATAAGGCCTCCAGCAGTGACTACCAG GTGGTAGCTGACAGACAGACTCCAAGGAAAGATGACAGTTTGGTTTCCAAAGCGATGGAGTACATGTTTGGCTGGTGA
- the LOC139538937 gene encoding nucleoporin NUP35-like isoform X3, translating into MTLGSPTSPKPGPGAQFLPGFLMGDLPAPVTPQPRSFGVMEMRSPFQAGGSPPQPVVPTPKDKSGAPPVRSIYDDLSSPAIGMSPMGAHKQPFSMMQNPLSGYMAVTPGAASSLFSPASTGQQAKSTMSPAQVDPFFTQGDALSSEDHLDDTWITVFGFPPASASYILLQFAQYGNITKHVMSNTGNWMHFQYQSKLQARKALSKDGKIFGEAIMIGVKPCIDKNVMESSDRGSTSSGSVFTPPVRNGTPSHHVSTPRSSMRPLSVAYKASSSDYQVVADRQTPRKDDSLVSKAMEYMFGW; encoded by the exons ATGACTCTGGGTTCCCCAACATCGCCTAAACCCGGCCCGGGTGCCCAGTTCCTTCCCGGGTTTTTGATGGGGGATCTGCCAGCACCTGTCACACCCCAGCCTCGGTCATTTGGGGTCATGGAAATGAGGTCACCATTTCAAGCAG GTGGCTCTCCCCCCCAACCTGTAGTTCCTACACCTAAAGACAAGAGTGGGGCCCCTCCAGTCAGGAGTATCTATGATGACCTCTCCAGTCCTGCCATCGGGATGTCCCCTATGGGTGCACATAAACAG CCCTTCTCAATGATGCAAAACCCACTGTCTGGTTATATGGCTGTCACACCAGGAGCAG CGTCCAGTCTATTTAGTCCTGCTAGCACCGGTCAGCAGGCCAAGTCAACAATGTCTCCAGCCCAAGTAGACCCTTTCTTCACTCAGGGAGACGCACTGTCTTCTGAAGACCATCTAGATGACACATGGATCACTGTTTTTGG GTTCCCTCCGGCCTCCGCGTCTTACATTCTGTTGCAGTTCGCCCAGTATGGAAACATAACGAAACACGTG ATGTCCAACACTGGTAACTGGATGCACTTTCAATACCAGTCCAAACTACAAGCAAGAAAAGCTCTAAGTAAAGATGGGAAGATTTTTGGCGAGGCTATAATGATTGGTGTTAAACCATGCATCGATAAG aatgtGATGGAGAGCTCAGACCGAGGCTCGACCTCTTCTGGCTCAGTATTTACTCCTCCAGTCAGAAATGGAACCCCCAGCCACCATGTCTCTACACCTCGCTCCTCTATGAGGCCCCTCAGTGTAGCCTATAAGGCCTCCAGCAGTGACTACCAG GTGGTAGCTGACAGACAGACTCCAAGGAAAGATGACAGTTTGGTTTCCAAAGCGATGGAGTACATGTTTGGCTGGTGA
- the LOC139538937 gene encoding nucleoporin NUP35-like isoform X1 produces MAIRWNVYRAPEWYSGLRHCISSLEALLQTLVRVQAVSQPAVIGSPIGQRTIGPASSEFGRGTEPMTLGSPTSPKPGPGAQFLPGFLMGDLPAPVTPQPRSFGVMEMRSPFQAGGSPPQPVVPTPKDKSGAPPVRSIYDDLSSPAIGMSPMGAHKQPFSMMQNPLSGYMAVTPGAASSLFSPASTGQQAKSTMSPAQVDPFFTQGDALSSEDHLDDTWITVFGFPPASASYILLQFAQYGNITKHVMSNTGNWMHFQYQSKLQARKALSKDGKIFGEAIMIGVKPCIDKNVMESSDRGSTSSGSVFTPPVRNGTPSHHVSTPRSSMRPLSVAYKASSSDYQVVADRQTPRKDDSLVSKAMEYMFGW; encoded by the exons atGGCAATACGTTGGAATGTgtatagggctcccgagtggtacagcggtctaaggcactgcatctcctcgctagaggcgttactacagaccctagttcgagtccaggctgtatcacaaccggccgtgattgggagtcccatagggcagcgcacaattggcccagcgtcgtctgagtttggccggg GCACAGAACCAATGACTCTGGGTTCCCCAACATCGCCTAAACCCGGCCCGGGTGCCCAGTTCCTTCCCGGGTTTTTGATGGGGGATCTGCCAGCACCTGTCACACCCCAGCCTCGGTCATTTGGGGTCATGGAAATGAGGTCACCATTTCAAGCAG GTGGCTCTCCCCCCCAACCTGTAGTTCCTACACCTAAAGACAAGAGTGGGGCCCCTCCAGTCAGGAGTATCTATGATGACCTCTCCAGTCCTGCCATCGGGATGTCCCCTATGGGTGCACATAAACAG CCCTTCTCAATGATGCAAAACCCACTGTCTGGTTATATGGCTGTCACACCAGGAGCAG CGTCCAGTCTATTTAGTCCTGCTAGCACCGGTCAGCAGGCCAAGTCAACAATGTCTCCAGCCCAAGTAGACCCTTTCTTCACTCAGGGAGACGCACTGTCTTCTGAAGACCATCTAGATGACACATGGATCACTGTTTTTGG GTTCCCTCCGGCCTCCGCGTCTTACATTCTGTTGCAGTTCGCCCAGTATGGAAACATAACGAAACACGTG ATGTCCAACACTGGTAACTGGATGCACTTTCAATACCAGTCCAAACTACAAGCAAGAAAAGCTCTAAGTAAAGATGGGAAGATTTTTGGCGAGGCTATAATGATTGGTGTTAAACCATGCATCGATAAG aatgtGATGGAGAGCTCAGACCGAGGCTCGACCTCTTCTGGCTCAGTATTTACTCCTCCAGTCAGAAATGGAACCCCCAGCCACCATGTCTCTACACCTCGCTCCTCTATGAGGCCCCTCAGTGTAGCCTATAAGGCCTCCAGCAGTGACTACCAG GTGGTAGCTGACAGACAGACTCCAAGGAAAGATGACAGTTTGGTTTCCAAAGCGATGGAGTACATGTTTGGCTGGTGA